From Verrucomicrobiia bacterium, the proteins below share one genomic window:
- a CDS encoding DUF5069 domain-containing protein, translating into MFPPRSGYEKVGGLVMFGRTLDKIKLHQAGELPQDYNLGHGLDGRVCRFLRVKYEDLCQRVKQGGSDDEILDWCFGKGGKRIEEEIFIFNAFMEKRGWRDDVSEWVAEQKRKLGCFCREDVQTAFDVHDVDERRK; encoded by the coding sequence ATGTTTCCTCCGCGCTCAGGTTACGAAAAAGTAGGTGGGTTGGTGATGTTTGGCCGCACCCTAGACAAGATCAAGCTGCACCAAGCTGGAGAACTTCCACAGGACTACAATCTTGGACATGGCTTGGACGGTCGAGTGTGCCGCTTTCTCCGAGTGAAATACGAAGACCTCTGCCAGCGAGTGAAGCAAGGGGGCTCCGACGACGAAATCCTTGATTGGTGTTTCGGGAAAGGAGGAAAGCGCATTGAAGAGGAGATTTTCATCTTCAACGCTTTTATGGAGAAGCGTGGCTGGAGAGATGATGTTTCGGAGTGGGTTGCCGAGCAGAAGCGGAAGCTCGGGTGCTTCTGCCGAGAGGACGTCCAGACAGCGTTTGATGTCCATGATGTAGATGAGCGCAGAAAATGA
- a CDS encoding addiction module protein, whose amino-acid sequence MEAIWEDFRDRFERMAVPEELRALLDQRRARVREGAAQLLDWDSVKGSVGRP is encoded by the coding sequence ATGGAAGCGATCTGGGAGGATTTTCGTGATCGTTTTGAACGGATGGCTGTTCCCGAGGAGTTGAGAGCCTTGTTGGATCAGCGGCGAGCAAGGGTGCGCGAAGGTGCTGCGCAGCTTCTGGACTGGGATTCGGTTAAGGGTTCGGTCGGGCGGCCATGA
- a CDS encoding transposase, which yields MTRERRHFSPQEKVKILREHLVDHKSISEVCEKHEIQPSLFYTWQKTFFENGAAAFEAVATPGRVSVEQKKIQKLEAKLQRKDEVMAELLTEHILLKKEIGES from the coding sequence ATGACGAGAGAACGACGGCACTTTTCACCTCAGGAAAAGGTTAAAATTCTCCGGGAGCACCTGGTCGATCACAAGTCGATCTCGGAGGTGTGCGAAAAGCACGAGATTCAACCCAGCCTCTTCTACACCTGGCAAAAGACCTTCTTCGAGAACGGCGCGGCCGCATTCGAGGCTGTCGCGACTCCGGGACGGGTTTCGGTCGAGCAGAAGAAGATACAAAAGCTGGAAGCCAAGCTTCAACGCAAAGACGAGGTGATGGCAGAACTGTTGACCGAGCACATCCTTTTAAAAAAAGAGATTGGGGAGAGCTGA